One window of Oligoflexus sp. genomic DNA carries:
- a CDS encoding TIGR02147 family protein: METESRKVLREVTHKFPPSTFYSCSDFFRTLHKQTKTETRNYSYRQLSVDLGFSATNLVHLIVQGKRPVTERAAGKIVEALDLKRDERRYFLALARLTREKSSEDISKTFREALEIRSGMITSRLEQEQFAYYSEWYHAVIREMVMLDEFQPDGRWIASVIRPSISAKQAEESLELLQKLKLIQKDPETGRFVQTNHIISTGPEVMSLSVQKFHQESIPHGLEAMVTTPPDLRHISALVLSVSASQFEKIKQEIELFQQRLLELERDRSQGKPDRVVRLNMQLFPSCLM, encoded by the coding sequence ATGGAAACAGAAAGTCGGAAGGTGTTAAGGGAAGTTACTCATAAGTTCCCGCCCAGTACATTCTACAGCTGCAGCGATTTCTTTCGGACCCTGCATAAGCAAACGAAGACCGAGACGCGCAACTATTCCTATCGGCAGCTGTCTGTCGACCTGGGTTTTTCGGCGACCAATCTTGTGCACCTTATTGTTCAAGGCAAACGACCTGTGACCGAACGCGCGGCGGGTAAAATCGTCGAGGCTTTGGATCTGAAGCGTGATGAGCGCCGTTATTTTCTGGCGCTGGCCCGTCTGACTCGTGAAAAAAGTTCGGAAGACATCTCCAAAACTTTTCGCGAAGCCCTGGAAATCAGAAGCGGAATGATCACCTCCCGGCTGGAACAGGAACAGTTCGCTTATTATAGTGAGTGGTACCACGCGGTCATTCGCGAGATGGTCATGCTTGACGAGTTCCAGCCCGATGGCCGCTGGATCGCTTCGGTCATCCGTCCTTCCATTTCCGCAAAGCAGGCCGAGGAGTCGCTTGAACTTCTGCAAAAACTGAAACTGATTCAGAAGGATCCGGAAACCGGGCGCTTCGTCCAGACCAATCATATCATCTCGACCGGTCCTGAAGTGATGAGCCTCTCGGTCCAGAAGTTCCACCAGGAATCCATTCCTCACGGACTGGAAGCCATGGTTACCACGCCCCCTGACCTTCGCCACATCTCGGCTCTGGTTCTTTCCGTGTCCGCCTCTCAGTTTGAGAAAATCAAACAAGAGATTGAACTGTTTCAACAAAGGCTGCTAGAACTTGAACGAGATCGGTCACAAGGGAAGCCCGATCGCGTTGTGCGCCTGAACATGCAGCTCTTTCCCTCGTGTTTGATGTGA
- a CDS encoding trypsin-like serine peptidase, which produces MIRHALTLSTLVLITACQPAAESENSSTSSIIDHDSMIEIDANTPLPNSDLKKEFPAIGRMTGGCTAFHLGDGVVATAGHCMADLAANPLEVSCHSMDITWGVLAGESQQNRSRCLKVLEYQYDQEADYALIQVDPIPATAVVLERDPRAMNLTAKAMVLGYPKGRSLSLSGTCDATVGTDPESQIFHHRCDTLPGNSGSPVLDATTLEVIGVHNGDADNSENYGTYLPNPETLHTITDDLKAAAAQPQALSFGPFADQLKKDLVHFTREQGAAVSFHMDVSVEDGYDKVIVIDGIGRTQEHTGKKSLQFDHVPTPVSVIILTDYSGTSESVQLSTPSFE; this is translated from the coding sequence ATGATCCGTCATGCCTTGACTTTAAGCACGCTTGTTTTGATCACCGCCTGTCAGCCGGCTGCTGAATCGGAAAACTCCAGCACCAGTTCCATCATTGATCACGATTCCATGATTGAAATCGATGCGAATACGCCCCTGCCCAATAGCGATCTGAAGAAGGAATTCCCCGCGATCGGTCGCATGACCGGCGGCTGCACAGCCTTTCATCTGGGTGACGGCGTCGTGGCCACAGCCGGTCACTGCATGGCTGACCTCGCTGCCAATCCTTTGGAAGTGTCCTGTCACTCGATGGATATCACCTGGGGGGTTCTGGCCGGTGAATCGCAGCAGAATCGTTCACGCTGCTTGAAAGTCCTGGAATACCAATACGACCAGGAGGCCGACTATGCCCTCATACAGGTGGATCCCATTCCGGCTACAGCCGTTGTTTTGGAGCGCGATCCCCGCGCCATGAACCTGACCGCGAAGGCCATGGTTCTGGGTTATCCCAAAGGTCGCTCGCTGAGCCTGAGCGGAACCTGTGACGCGACCGTGGGCACCGATCCCGAGTCGCAAATCTTCCATCACCGCTGCGATACACTGCCTGGCAACAGCGGCAGTCCTGTGCTGGATGCCACAACCCTGGAAGTCATCGGCGTCCATAATGGTGACGCGGACAACAGCGAAAATTATGGCACCTATTTGCCAAACCCGGAAACCCTGCATACGATCACCGATGACCTGAAAGCCGCCGCTGCCCAGCCCCAGGCTTTGAGTTTCGGTCCCTTTGCCGATCAATTGAAAAAAGATCTGGTGCACTTCACCCGGGAGCAAGGCGCCGCGGTCAGCTTTCACATGGATGTGTCGGTCGAGGATGGTTATGACAAGGTCATCGTTATAGATGGTATCGGCCGCACCCAGGAACATACCGGAAAGAAGAGCCTGCAGTTTGATCATGTGCCCACGCCCGTGAGCGTCATCATCCTCACCGATTACTCGGGCACCTCGGAATCCGTTCAGCTCTCCACTCCATCCTTCGAATAA
- a CDS encoding 7TM diverse intracellular signaling domain-containing protein — translation MRLLLSIILAFFTAPVRAEGDGALFAEWELKASYREDPGGVLSVEKIIQLPTEAWTKVPPKGLNLGFKREPHWFRLPLPPCQAGERLIYEIAYPLLDRLDVWLLGPNGPTGPVTTGDTFPYQQRPLEHIGFGFPYTCGLHQEVIVRAHTTSSMQLPMSIWKAPAFDRHLLTIERPQLLYFGAVLIMALYNFFIYLIVRRPPYLYYVLFVLSFATFQAGISGLGFRYIWPTLPSVNTHIIDKSINCIGIFAFAFTLSFLNASTLTPRLYRFSIWLLGALVAYTGVTFLLPGIIDVRISIVFVTSAILIALSITGHSIAKRKREGYFYGLAWTTFLFGTIALSLNKLGILPRSALTEYSQQVSSVLEMLLLSFALADQMNILRFNLAQSHEKLEKTLQSIEEIVDQKTQSIRSIMDTLQVGIITITSQEFLIEAEYSRHTEDWLGERQLGGKRFPDVFLDRLVLGGDAKALIISALQAIMDEPHENFEFNGFHLPQEARLLTASGPKDIVLDWTPILNHEGRVIRILIAFHDVTELRSLKQEQASQSRKLIRLNQLLSADDMALRVFLIQGRRTLDSMHDSIMGAGEIPLLVQGLFIVFHTLKGESRSLGLTELSDQFHLMEDRLDQVRRDVQKWNAAGMLKDIGTVETLISEFASLYESHIGSLTEERVVPIRQGKLEHWERALQRLTPRSPDESVAHGQLLNDLFHLLYMDLTTYEEKLQNQARRMAREIGKPDPQVLLAGQGIFLSQRLVEQLDHVFIHILQNSLVHGLESAEERKAAGKSTAGLIYIKLARVGNEVQLIARDDGRGVNIQVIREKAMEWGILKADEILSDQKLESCLLHAGLSSREDVGTHAGRGVGMGAVRQFVEELSGRMDLDFAPERDGHRTFALVLTFPAALFPTISMEPLQAA, via the coding sequence ATGCGGCTTCTTCTTTCTATTATCCTGGCCTTTTTCACCGCACCCGTTCGGGCTGAGGGTGATGGGGCGCTCTTTGCTGAATGGGAGCTTAAGGCATCCTATCGCGAAGACCCCGGCGGCGTGCTAAGTGTGGAAAAAATCATCCAGCTTCCGACCGAGGCCTGGACCAAGGTTCCACCGAAGGGCCTGAATCTCGGATTCAAGCGCGAGCCTCACTGGTTCCGTCTGCCTCTGCCCCCCTGTCAAGCGGGTGAGAGACTCATCTATGAAATCGCCTATCCCCTGCTCGACCGCCTGGATGTCTGGCTCCTCGGCCCGAATGGTCCCACAGGTCCCGTCACGACCGGAGACACCTTCCCCTATCAGCAGCGGCCTCTTGAACATATCGGCTTTGGTTTTCCCTACACCTGCGGCCTGCATCAAGAGGTCATCGTCCGCGCTCACACGACCAGCTCCATGCAGCTCCCGATGAGTATCTGGAAAGCGCCCGCCTTCGACCGGCATCTTTTAACCATCGAAAGACCCCAGCTCCTGTATTTCGGAGCGGTTCTGATCATGGCCCTCTATAATTTCTTCATCTATCTGATCGTGCGCCGGCCGCCTTACCTTTACTACGTCCTCTTCGTTTTATCCTTTGCGACCTTCCAGGCTGGCATCAGCGGCCTTGGTTTCCGTTACATCTGGCCCACTCTTCCTTCGGTCAATACGCACATCATAGATAAATCCATCAACTGCATCGGAATCTTCGCCTTTGCGTTCACCCTGTCTTTCTTAAACGCCAGTACGCTGACTCCCCGGCTCTATCGTTTCAGCATCTGGCTTCTCGGGGCATTGGTCGCTTATACCGGCGTTACGTTCCTGCTTCCTGGAATTATAGATGTCCGCATCAGCATCGTCTTTGTCACCTCGGCCATCCTTATCGCTCTTTCCATTACGGGGCATAGCATAGCCAAGCGCAAGCGCGAGGGTTATTTCTATGGCCTTGCCTGGACCACCTTTCTGTTTGGGACCATTGCCCTGTCGCTGAACAAGCTCGGTATCCTGCCAAGGTCCGCACTCACCGAATACTCTCAGCAGGTCTCCTCCGTCCTGGAAATGCTGCTCCTTTCCTTTGCCCTGGCCGATCAGATGAACATCCTGCGTTTCAACCTCGCCCAGTCGCATGAAAAGCTCGAAAAAACCCTGCAGTCCATCGAAGAGATCGTCGATCAGAAGACGCAGAGCATCCGTTCGATCATGGATACCCTTCAGGTCGGTATCATCACGATCACCTCCCAGGAATTTCTGATCGAAGCCGAATACTCCCGGCATACCGAAGACTGGCTCGGTGAACGACAGCTTGGCGGCAAACGCTTCCCGGATGTTTTCCTGGATCGGCTGGTTTTGGGCGGGGATGCCAAGGCCCTGATCATCTCGGCTCTGCAGGCCATCATGGATGAACCGCACGAAAACTTTGAATTCAATGGTTTTCATCTGCCCCAGGAGGCTCGCCTTCTGACTGCATCAGGCCCGAAGGATATCGTGCTCGACTGGACGCCCATCCTGAATCACGAGGGCCGGGTGATCCGAATCCTGATCGCCTTCCATGACGTGACCGAACTGCGCAGTCTGAAGCAGGAGCAGGCCAGTCAGTCGCGCAAGCTGATCCGCCTGAATCAGCTTCTGAGCGCGGATGATATGGCTCTGCGGGTGTTTTTGATCCAGGGGCGTCGGACACTGGATTCCATGCATGACTCCATCATGGGAGCCGGTGAGATTCCACTGCTTGTTCAGGGGCTCTTTATTGTTTTCCATACCCTGAAGGGGGAGTCGCGTTCGCTCGGCCTGACGGAACTCTCGGATCAGTTCCATCTGATGGAGGATCGTCTGGATCAGGTTCGCCGCGATGTTCAAAAGTGGAATGCGGCCGGGATGCTGAAAGATATCGGCACGGTCGAAACCCTGATCTCCGAGTTTGCCAGCCTCTATGAAAGTCATATCGGGTCTTTGACCGAGGAACGCGTGGTGCCCATTCGCCAGGGAAAATTGGAGCATTGGGAACGGGCCCTGCAGCGTCTGACTCCCCGTAGTCCCGACGAAAGCGTCGCTCATGGGCAGCTTTTGAATGATCTGTTTCATCTTCTTTACATGGACCTCACGACCTACGAGGAAAAACTGCAGAACCAGGCGCGACGAATGGCTCGCGAAATCGGCAAACCCGATCCTCAGGTTCTGCTCGCGGGGCAGGGCATATTTTTAAGTCAGCGTCTGGTGGAGCAGCTTGATCATGTGTTCATTCACATCCTCCAGAACTCGCTGGTCCATGGATTGGAAAGCGCCGAGGAACGCAAGGCTGCCGGCAAGAGCACAGCGGGCCTTATTTACATCAAGCTGGCCCGCGTCGGCAATGAAGTTCAGCTGATCGCGCGGGATGATGGTCGGGGTGTGAATATCCAGGTCATCCGGGAAAAGGCCATGGAGTGGGGGATACTGAAGGCCGATGAAATCTTGAGCGATCAGAAACTCGAAAGCTGCCTTCTGCACGCCGGCCTGAGCAGCCGTGAGGATGTTGGGACGCATGCCGGTCGGGGTGTGGGTATGGGCGCTGTCAGGCAGTTTGTTGAGGAACTGTCCGGGCGCATGGATCTCGACTTCGCGCCCGAGCGGGATGGCCATCGGACCTTTGCCCTGGTATTGACCTTTCCCGCCGCGCTGTTTCCGACGATTAGCATGGAGCCGCTGCAGGCGGCTTAA
- a CDS encoding universal stress protein — MLELFSTYTTIVVGLSLNDREDHIIQSAVSLAQRTGSQLILVHATEPYRSYSLAREGFALPYEELEQEARDADIAMAQNKMETLRDSLPSSIVCETRVFRDYPEDAIEEVARKAKATLVMVGFHRERHPRFLGGMSTALALMAHSRHPVMVVPGDRPMDFQNHGLSVMVADDLGHDGEQALKGAMGFCRSIDVDHLVHAHVNPMSYREINQMVEKVRIAMLEGQIPANPDFTSQAYIEQTKADLKKQLKKRLETLDASFLQEYKYKPCVRFGTPIEEIHRLTVETKSSVLIFGKHHMLHRGRLSLGKVPYEAMVEPHVATIIVPDPEA; from the coding sequence ATGCTTGAACTATTCAGCACCTACACCACGATAGTGGTCGGTCTTTCCCTGAATGACCGCGAGGATCACATCATCCAATCGGCCGTTTCCCTGGCGCAAAGAACCGGCTCGCAGTTGATCCTCGTGCATGCCACAGAACCTTATCGTTCCTATTCATTGGCGCGCGAAGGCTTTGCGCTCCCCTATGAAGAACTGGAACAGGAGGCGCGCGACGCCGACATCGCGATGGCTCAAAATAAAATGGAAACTCTGCGTGACAGCCTGCCGAGCAGCATCGTCTGCGAAACCAGGGTTTTTCGCGATTATCCCGAGGATGCCATCGAGGAAGTGGCCCGCAAGGCCAAGGCCACACTGGTCATGGTGGGCTTTCATCGCGAACGGCATCCGCGCTTTCTGGGGGGCATGTCCACGGCGCTCGCGCTCATGGCTCATTCCCGTCACCCGGTCATGGTCGTTCCCGGGGACAGGCCGATGGATTTTCAGAATCATGGGCTAAGCGTCATGGTCGCCGACGATCTGGGGCATGATGGGGAGCAGGCTCTGAAAGGGGCCATGGGTTTCTGTCGTTCCATTGATGTGGATCATCTGGTCCATGCGCATGTCAATCCGATGAGCTATCGCGAGATCAATCAGATGGTGGAGAAAGTTCGGATCGCGATGCTCGAAGGCCAGATTCCCGCGAATCCGGATTTTACGAGCCAGGCCTATATCGAGCAAACCAAGGCCGATCTGAAAAAACAGCTGAAAAAACGCCTCGAAACCCTCGATGCGAGTTTCCTCCAGGAATATAAGTATAAACCCTGTGTGCGCTTTGGAACGCCGATCGAAGAAATTCATCGGCTGACAGTGGAGACGAAAAGCAGTGTCCTGATCTTCGGCAAGCATCACATGCTGCACCGCGGACGACTCAGCCTCGGCAAGGTACCCTATGAAGCCATGGTCGAACCCCATGTCGCCACCATCATCGTGCCGGATCCGGAAGCTTAA
- a CDS encoding fasciclin domain-containing protein, with the protein MFSRKIRILPALLAVSLFAGYACEKDDDDDDATPIAMGSDAQMKPGLSLAGTVVADQRFSTLKVALEKADLVSVLDKGEFTVFAPTNDAFAKIPAETLNALLNDKPALTRVLLYHVIPGTLKADQVLASKDLKTANELNLKVSANQDGAFINSSKIIGTDILASNGVIHAIDTVLLPPATDKSLVDIVVEDARFSTLKTAVVTAGLVDTLQQGEFTVFAPTNEAFAELGQATLNAVLADKATLTSILLYHVVPGTVKASDVLASKELKTAMEGLLTPELRGDAAYINNAQILQTDIEAKNGVIHVINKVLLPPAQ; encoded by the coding sequence ATGTTTTCTCGGAAAATCCGCATCTTGCCTGCACTGCTCGCCGTCTCGCTCTTCGCTGGCTATGCCTGTGAAAAAGATGATGATGACGATGATGCCACCCCGATCGCGATGGGCAGCGATGCTCAGATGAAGCCTGGCTTGAGCCTGGCTGGGACAGTCGTAGCTGACCAGCGCTTCTCGACCTTGAAAGTCGCCTTGGAAAAAGCTGACCTCGTAAGCGTGCTCGACAAAGGTGAGTTCACCGTGTTCGCGCCGACCAACGACGCTTTCGCCAAAATCCCTGCTGAAACCCTGAATGCTCTCTTGAATGACAAGCCTGCGTTGACCCGCGTGCTTCTCTATCATGTGATTCCAGGCACGCTGAAGGCAGACCAAGTCCTTGCCTCCAAAGACCTGAAAACCGCCAATGAATTGAACCTGAAAGTCTCCGCAAACCAGGACGGTGCCTTCATCAACTCCTCGAAGATCATTGGCACCGATATCCTGGCCAGCAACGGTGTGATTCACGCTATTGATACTGTGCTGCTTCCCCCAGCCACCGATAAGTCCCTGGTCGACATCGTGGTGGAAGACGCCCGCTTTTCGACTCTGAAAACCGCTGTGGTGACGGCTGGCCTTGTGGACACGCTGCAGCAAGGTGAATTCACTGTGTTTGCACCTACGAACGAAGCTTTTGCAGAATTGGGTCAAGCCACTCTGAATGCAGTCCTGGCTGATAAAGCCACCCTCACCTCCATCCTCCTCTACCACGTCGTACCAGGAACGGTGAAAGCCTCGGACGTTCTGGCTTCCAAAGAGCTGAAAACAGCGATGGAAGGCCTTCTGACTCCAGAACTTCGTGGTGACGCCGCCTACATCAACAACGCCCAAATCCTGCAAACTGATATCGAAGCGAAGAACGGCGTGATCCATGTGATCAACAAGGTTCTCTTGCCTCCGGCTCAATAA